A genome region from Streptomyces sp. NBC_01296 includes the following:
- a CDS encoding PIG-L deacetylase family protein: MPAPSVLAFFAHPDDEALFAGGVLARHAAAGARTAVVTATWAAGTGRAAELADALEILGAGAPRLLGYADARVPSSAPGRPRFCDAPLDEAVGAVVARIREFRPQVVIANDACGGLTGHPDHVHAHRLAVLAVHAAGLGRLYPAAGDPWQPTALHLAAHPHSAARALGGYLLRPGTAVDSAYSVPDEMVTAVDVRPWVEQKLAAIAAHRSEVERGAAPGRIAALAPEVQRRVMGTEWYIRHDLAPATGRDPLLVP, from the coding sequence ATGCCGGCGCCGAGCGTTCTGGCGTTCTTCGCGCATCCCGACGACGAGGCCCTGTTCGCAGGCGGCGTCCTCGCCCGGCACGCCGCTGCGGGCGCCCGGACCGCGGTCGTGACCGCGACCTGGGCGGCCGGGACCGGGCGGGCCGCCGAGCTCGCCGATGCCCTCGAGATCCTCGGTGCCGGTGCGCCCCGACTGCTCGGCTACGCCGACGCCCGCGTCCCCTCCTCGGCCCCGGGCCGGCCACGGTTCTGCGACGCCCCACTGGACGAGGCGGTGGGCGCCGTGGTCGCCCGGATCAGGGAGTTCCGGCCGCAGGTCGTCATCGCCAACGACGCCTGCGGGGGCCTGACCGGGCATCCGGACCACGTTCACGCCCACAGGCTCGCGGTCCTCGCCGTCCACGCGGCCGGTCTCGGCCGGTTGTACCCGGCTGCCGGAGATCCCTGGCAGCCGACGGCCCTCCACCTCGCCGCCCACCCCCACTCAGCCGCCCGGGCCCTCGGCGGATACCTCCTCCGGCCCGGCACAGCGGTGGACAGCGCGTACTCCGTGCCGGACGAGATGGTCACGGCCGTCGACGTCCGGCCCTGGGTCGAGCAGAAGCTGGCCGCCATCGCGGCCCACCGCAGCGAGGTGGAGCGGGGCGCCGCCCCGGGCCGCATCGCCGCCCTCGCACCCGAGGTCCAGCGTCGCGTCATGGGCACGGAGTGGTACATCCGCCACGACCTCGCCCCCGCGACGGGGCGGGACCCGCTGCTGGTGCCCTGA
- a CDS encoding pyridoxamine 5'-phosphate oxidase family protein, with the protein MPAQGPAQQPTTELDARYSSALNPRPGAADVTATEWDAAQRQLEAAEIFWVSTVRPDGRLHVTPVIATWHGGMLYFSTGAGEQKAKNLAHDGHCALTTGGNSLTAGLDLVVEGTAELVADPAVLEEVIAAYEAKYGAHITSAEGTFHGIGDAFRKGDAVVFAVTPTTAYGFGRDNGVYSHTRWAF; encoded by the coding sequence ATGCCGGCACAAGGACCTGCGCAGCAACCCACGACCGAGCTCGACGCGCGCTACAGCTCCGCGCTCAATCCCCGCCCGGGTGCCGCGGACGTCACCGCGACCGAATGGGACGCGGCCCAGCGCCAGTTGGAGGCCGCCGAGATCTTCTGGGTCTCCACGGTGCGACCCGACGGCCGATTGCACGTCACCCCCGTGATCGCGACCTGGCACGGCGGGATGCTGTACTTCTCGACCGGCGCGGGCGAGCAGAAGGCGAAGAACCTCGCTCATGACGGGCACTGTGCGCTGACCACCGGAGGGAACTCGCTCACCGCAGGGCTCGACCTCGTGGTCGAGGGCACGGCTGAGCTGGTCGCCGATCCTGCGGTGCTGGAGGAGGTGATCGCGGCGTACGAGGCGAAGTACGGGGCGCACATCACCTCGGCCGAGGGCACCTTCCACGGGATCGGGGACGCGTTCCGGAAGGGGGACGCGGTGGTGTTCGCGGTGACCCCGACCACGGCGTACGGCTTCGGCCGGGACAACGGGGTGTACAGCCATACGCGCTGGGCGTTCTGA
- a CDS encoding helix-turn-helix transcriptional regulator, whose protein sequence is MHKTSSRLLALLSLLQTRPSAAWSGEDLAGRLGITPRTVRRDMDRLRELGYPITAVKGPSGGYRLDAGAHLPPLLFDDDQAVALTIALQTAAAGTTLAEDAARALATIRQVMPPRLRHRMDTLRITAVRPPASGDAPPADAHVLRDLSTAVHTHAELRFDYATDGTAAAGQRRRVQPHHLVTRRGRWYLLAWDLDRANWRTFRVDRVQPRTPTGPRFTPRELPAGDVAAFVTSRFRGSDGTTTDWPCRGEVVLGLPATAVAPFARDGIVEELGPDRCRLTLGSWSWTALAATIGSFDTDIEVIGPPGLNDAFARLAARCAHAARKPIPS, encoded by the coding sequence ATGCACAAGACGTCCTCGCGCCTGCTCGCGCTGCTCTCACTGCTCCAGACGCGTCCTTCTGCTGCCTGGTCGGGCGAGGACCTCGCCGGGCGGCTCGGCATCACCCCGCGCACGGTTCGCCGCGACATGGACCGCCTACGGGAACTCGGCTACCCGATCACGGCCGTCAAAGGACCCTCCGGCGGATACCGCCTGGATGCGGGTGCGCATCTGCCCCCACTGCTGTTCGACGACGACCAGGCCGTGGCCCTGACCATCGCACTGCAAACGGCCGCAGCCGGCACCACGCTCGCCGAGGACGCTGCCCGCGCCCTCGCCACGATCCGCCAGGTCATGCCGCCCCGGCTGCGCCACCGCATGGACACGCTGCGCATCACAGCCGTCCGCCCGCCGGCGAGCGGGGACGCACCTCCGGCCGACGCCCACGTCCTGAGGGACCTGAGCACCGCCGTCCACACCCATGCGGAACTCCGCTTCGACTACGCCACGGACGGCACGGCGGCTGCCGGGCAGCGCCGCCGGGTACAGCCCCACCACCTGGTCACCCGGCGCGGCCGCTGGTACCTCCTGGCCTGGGACCTCGACCGTGCGAACTGGCGGACCTTCCGCGTCGACCGAGTACAGCCGCGCACCCCCACCGGCCCCCGCTTCACCCCGCGCGAACTCCCCGCAGGCGACGTGGCGGCGTTCGTCACGAGCCGGTTCCGCGGCTCCGACGGCACCACCACCGACTGGCCCTGCCGAGGCGAAGTCGTCCTCGGCCTCCCCGCCACCGCAGTCGCCCCCTTCGCCCGAGACGGAATCGTCGAAGAACTCGGCCCCGACCGCTGCCGGCTCACCCTCGGTTCCTGGTCGTGGACCGCCCTGGCCGCCACCATCGGCAGCTTCGACACCGACATCGAGGTCATCGGCCCACCCGGACTCAACGACGCATTCGCCCGCCTCGCCGCCCGCTGCGCCCACGCCGCCCGCAAGCCCATCCCGTCCTGA
- a CDS encoding TetR/AcrR family transcriptional regulator — translation MSEKTTNPVPPGRRERKKAATRQSLADAALRLFLERGYDQVGIRDIADAADVSTTTLFKHFPVKEALVFDEDADQEARLLAAVRDRPRGQSVPAALREHALRHRVGARDGDADFAAFVELVESTPALRDYAQSMWLRHETALAHAIAEATGAPADDPHCAALAHFALEAPRTARGRADDRERVVRAFDLLERGWNGVGPGA, via the coding sequence ATGAGCGAGAAGACCACGAACCCCGTGCCGCCGGGACGCCGCGAGCGCAAGAAGGCCGCCACCCGGCAGTCCCTGGCCGATGCCGCTCTGCGCCTGTTCCTCGAACGCGGCTACGACCAGGTCGGTATCCGCGACATCGCCGACGCGGCAGACGTGTCCACCACCACCCTCTTCAAGCACTTCCCCGTGAAAGAGGCACTCGTCTTCGACGAGGACGCCGACCAGGAAGCCCGGCTGCTGGCCGCCGTACGCGACAGGCCCCGGGGCCAGTCCGTGCCCGCGGCCCTGCGCGAGCACGCCCTGCGCCACCGGGTCGGCGCCCGGGACGGCGACGCGGACTTCGCCGCGTTCGTCGAACTCGTGGAGAGCACCCCGGCCCTGCGCGACTACGCCCAGAGCATGTGGCTGCGCCACGAAACCGCGCTCGCACACGCCATCGCCGAGGCGACCGGAGCTCCCGCCGACGATCCGCACTGCGCGGCGCTCGCCCACTTCGCACTGGAAGCACCCCGCACCGCGCGCGGACGCGCCGACGACCGCGAAAGGGTGGTCCGCGCCTTCGACCTCCTCGAACGAGGGTGGAACGGCGTCGGTCCGGGAGCCTGA
- a CDS encoding FAD-dependent oxidoreductase: MTSSSAPRIAIIGAGPGGLTCARILQQHGIAATVHERDASRSARDQGGTLDMHPHSGQDALRQAGLLQDFLALARPEGQQMRLVGRDGSVLFDAVPPGADTEDGNPEIDRGRLRDLLLDSLEPDTVHWNHKLAHVEPLTGGTHRLHFADGTTTGADLVVGADGAWSQVRRLLSGATPVYTGVTFVETGLDDADTRHPALASLTGDGTMMALDDNRGFVAQRNSHQHIRVYIGMRTDENWHQKAGVDLADEGAVREALLEEFTGWGRGLLDFIADTDTGYVNRPLYALPVPHAWQRTPGLTLLGDAAHLMSPFSGMGANLAMLDGADLARALIDHTSVDDAVRAYENLLLPRSREAAEGAAEGIDSAFAPDSAAQTLAHMSRNH, encoded by the coding sequence ATGACCAGCTCCAGCGCGCCCCGCATCGCGATCATCGGCGCCGGACCCGGCGGCCTGACCTGCGCCCGGATCCTCCAGCAGCACGGCATCGCCGCCACCGTCCACGAACGGGACGCCTCCCGCTCCGCCCGCGACCAGGGCGGCACCCTCGACATGCACCCCCACTCAGGCCAGGACGCCCTGCGCCAAGCCGGGCTGCTGCAAGACTTCCTGGCGCTGGCCCGCCCCGAAGGCCAGCAGATGCGCCTGGTCGGGCGCGACGGAAGCGTCCTGTTCGACGCCGTACCGCCCGGGGCCGACACCGAAGACGGCAACCCGGAAATCGACCGCGGCCGGCTGCGCGACCTCCTGCTGGACTCCCTCGAACCCGACACCGTGCACTGGAACCACAAGCTCGCGCACGTCGAACCCCTCACCGGAGGCACCCACCGCCTGCACTTCGCCGACGGCACCACCACCGGGGCCGACCTCGTCGTCGGAGCCGACGGAGCCTGGTCGCAAGTCCGCCGCCTGCTTTCCGGCGCAACGCCGGTCTACACCGGCGTCACCTTCGTCGAAACCGGTCTGGACGACGCCGACACCCGCCATCCCGCGCTCGCGTCCCTCACCGGCGACGGCACCATGATGGCCCTCGACGACAACCGGGGCTTCGTCGCCCAGCGCAACAGCCACCAGCACATCCGCGTCTACATCGGCATGCGCACCGACGAGAACTGGCACCAGAAGGCCGGCGTCGACCTGGCCGACGAAGGCGCCGTCCGCGAAGCGCTGCTCGAGGAGTTCACCGGCTGGGGTCGCGGCCTGCTCGACTTCATCGCCGACACCGACACCGGGTACGTCAACCGGCCCCTGTACGCCCTGCCCGTCCCGCACGCCTGGCAGCGCACCCCCGGCCTCACCCTCCTCGGCGACGCCGCCCATCTCATGTCGCCGTTCTCCGGGATGGGCGCGAACCTCGCCATGCTCGACGGCGCCGATCTCGCCCGCGCCCTCATCGACCACACCTCCGTCGACGACGCCGTCCGCGCCTACGAGAACCTGCTGCTTCCCCGCTCCAGGGAGGCGGCCGAAGGCGCCGCCGAGGGGATCGACAGCGCCTTCGCGCCCGACAGCGCCGCCCAGACCCTCGCCCACATGTCCCGAAACCACTGA
- a CDS encoding DinB family protein, which translates to MQRMSDRPARWTQATVYPDMWADPDDDLRNNEDSPEGEPATLLDFLTNYRITLRMKCEGLDAEQLARRSVPPSTMSLLGLIRHLAEVERDWRNWISDGEPLSKLYGARDADFQGAVAEQAAVDAAYADLEREQAATDAALAEHPDLSERVGKDGIAVRELMVHRIDEYARHCGHADLLRECIDGRVGQ; encoded by the coding sequence ATGCAACGCATGAGCGACCGACCCGCACGATGGACCCAGGCCACCGTCTACCCCGACATGTGGGCCGACCCGGACGACGACCTCCGCAACAACGAGGACAGTCCGGAGGGCGAGCCGGCGACACTGCTGGACTTCCTGACGAACTACCGCATCACCCTGCGGATGAAGTGCGAGGGTCTGGATGCGGAGCAGCTGGCCCGCCGGTCGGTTCCGCCGTCGACGATGTCGCTGCTCGGGCTGATCCGGCACCTCGCCGAGGTGGAACGGGACTGGCGCAACTGGATCAGCGACGGCGAGCCGCTGTCGAAGCTGTACGGCGCGAGGGACGCGGACTTCCAGGGAGCGGTCGCCGAGCAGGCCGCCGTGGACGCCGCGTACGCCGATCTGGAGCGTGAGCAGGCCGCGACCGACGCTGCGCTGGCCGAGCACCCGGACCTGAGCGAGCGCGTGGGCAAGGACGGGATCGCCGTTCGGGAGCTGATGGTGCACCGGATCGACGAGTACGCCCGCCACTGCGGGCACGCCGATCTGTTGCGCGAGTGCATCGACGGAAGGGTGGGCCAGTGA
- a CDS encoding dihydrofolate reductase family protein has translation MRTLISTAFISLDGVVEAPGGEPGYRNSGWTFKHVEFLPEAFEIKGREQKEAAAMLLGRTSYEAFSPVWPDMADFADYKVMPKYVVSTTLTEDDLVTNWGETTILRSLDEVAALKETEGGPIIVHGSAALNQSLSDAGLIDRYHLLVFPLLLGAGKRLFSATDKDAQKLKLVEHEAYANGLQKNVFDVVR, from the coding sequence ATGCGCACCCTGATCAGCACCGCCTTCATCTCGCTCGACGGCGTCGTGGAGGCCCCGGGCGGCGAGCCCGGATACCGGAACTCCGGATGGACCTTCAAGCACGTCGAGTTCCTCCCCGAGGCGTTCGAGATCAAGGGCCGTGAGCAGAAGGAAGCCGCCGCGATGCTGCTCGGCCGGACCAGCTACGAGGCCTTCAGCCCGGTGTGGCCCGACATGGCGGACTTCGCCGACTACAAGGTGATGCCGAAGTACGTCGTCTCCACCACGCTCACCGAGGACGACCTGGTGACGAACTGGGGCGAGACCACGATCCTGCGCTCGCTCGACGAGGTCGCCGCGCTGAAGGAGACCGAGGGCGGCCCGATCATCGTCCACGGCAGCGCCGCCCTGAACCAGAGCCTTTCGGACGCCGGCCTGATCGACCGCTACCACCTGCTCGTCTTCCCGCTGCTGCTCGGCGCGGGCAAGCGCCTGTTCAGCGCCACGGACAAGGACGCCCAGAAGCTGAAGCTGGTCGAGCACGAGGCCTACGCCAACGGCCTGCAGAAGAACGTGTTCGACGTCGTCCGCTGA